A genomic region of Deltaproteobacteria bacterium contains the following coding sequences:
- the leuB gene encoding 3-isopropylmalate dehydrogenase, whose protein sequence is MAGRATIAVFPGDGIGPEVTAEAVAVLEVVAPRHGLALELSTGTIGGAAIDATGDPLPPAELERARRGDAVLLGAVGGPKWDDPGARVRPEQALLGLRKGLGLYANLRPVWTVPELIAASPLRPEILAGVDLVVVRELTGGIYFGRPSERRTTPAGREAVDTLSYTEAEIARLLHAAFALARQRRRKLASVDKANILSSSRLWREIAHEIRRGYPDVAYEDVLVDAMAMHLIRRPRDFDVIATENLFGDILTDEASMLAGSMGMLPSASLAGAPVPGARCHGLYEPIHGSAPDIAGLDRANPLAAILSAAMLCRYSLAAPAAADAIERAVAAVIAAGHRTADLASPGQPVVGCRAMGQRVRDAL, encoded by the coding sequence GTGGCCGGGCGCGCCACCATCGCCGTCTTCCCCGGCGACGGCATCGGTCCCGAGGTGACGGCGGAGGCGGTCGCCGTCCTCGAGGTCGTGGCGCCCCGCCACGGCCTGGCGCTCGAGCTCAGCACGGGGACGATCGGCGGCGCCGCGATCGACGCCACGGGCGACCCGCTCCCGCCCGCCGAGCTCGAGCGCGCGCGCCGCGGCGACGCCGTGCTGCTGGGCGCCGTCGGCGGGCCCAAGTGGGACGACCCGGGCGCGCGCGTGCGCCCGGAGCAGGCGCTCCTGGGGCTCCGCAAGGGGCTCGGCCTCTACGCCAACCTGCGGCCGGTGTGGACCGTGCCCGAGCTGATCGCAGCCTCGCCGCTCCGCCCCGAAATCCTCGCGGGCGTCGACCTCGTCGTGGTGCGCGAGCTGACGGGCGGCATCTACTTTGGCCGGCCCAGCGAGCGGCGCACGACGCCCGCCGGCCGCGAGGCGGTCGACACGCTCAGCTACACCGAGGCCGAGATCGCGCGCCTCCTCCACGCCGCCTTCGCGCTCGCCCGCCAGCGCCGCCGGAAGCTCGCGTCGGTCGACAAGGCGAACATCCTCTCCTCTTCACGGCTGTGGCGCGAAATTGCGCACGAGATCCGGCGCGGGTATCCCGACGTCGCCTACGAGGACGTGCTCGTCGACGCGATGGCGATGCACCTGATCCGCCGCCCGCGCGACTTCGACGTGATCGCCACCGAGAACCTCTTCGGCGACATCCTGACCGACGAGGCCTCCATGCTGGCCGGCTCGATGGGCATGCTGCCCTCCGCCTCGCTCGCCGGCGCCCCGGTTCCCGGCGCGCGCTGCCACGGCCTCTACGAGCCGATCCACGGCTCCGCGCCGGACATCGCAGGTCTGGACCGGGCGAACCCGCTGGCCGCGATCCTCTCCGCTGCCATGCTCTGCCGCTACTCGCTCGCTGCGCCGGCGGCGGCGGACGCGATCGAGCGCGCCGTGGCGGCGGTGATCGCGGCGGGCCACCGTACGGCCGATCTCGCCTCGCCCGGCCAGCCGGTCGTCGGCTGCCGCGCGATGGGGCAGCGGGTGCGCGACGCGCTCTGA
- the truA gene encoding tRNA pseudouridine(38-40) synthase TruA: MQLKLTVEYEGTHYQGWQVQPGVPTVQEVLERALATALREAVRVRGAGRTDAGVHACGQVAAVHVSRVPADLGRLRRSLNALTPGDVAVREISLVDDAFDPRRDARSRVYEYRILNAPVPSPFWRRHAWHVPEPLDARAMNEAAADLVGEHDFAAFRGADPEPVHSTVRRVLESRVDTGPVLLYRIEATAFLKHMVRNIVGTLVEVGRGQRTASSLRELIAGRDRTRAGATAPAHGLTLVAIRY, from the coding sequence ATGCAGCTCAAGCTGACGGTCGAGTACGAGGGCACCCACTATCAGGGCTGGCAGGTGCAGCCGGGGGTCCCGACGGTGCAGGAGGTGCTCGAGCGCGCGCTCGCGACCGCGCTCCGCGAGGCGGTCCGGGTGCGCGGCGCGGGCCGCACCGACGCCGGCGTGCACGCCTGTGGCCAGGTGGCCGCGGTGCACGTGAGCCGCGTGCCCGCCGACCTCGGGCGTCTGCGGCGGAGCCTCAACGCGCTCACGCCCGGGGACGTCGCCGTGCGCGAGATATCCCTGGTCGACGACGCCTTCGACCCGCGCCGCGACGCGCGCAGCCGCGTCTACGAGTACCGCATCCTGAACGCGCCCGTCCCGTCGCCGTTCTGGCGGCGGCACGCCTGGCACGTCCCCGAGCCGCTCGACGCGCGCGCCATGAACGAGGCGGCCGCAGACCTCGTCGGCGAGCACGACTTTGCCGCCTTCCGGGGCGCGGACCCCGAGCCGGTCCACTCCACCGTCCGCCGCGTGCTCGAGAGCCGCGTCGACACCGGGCCGGTGCTGCTCTATCGCATCGAGGCGACCGCGTTCCTGAAGCACATGGTGCGGAACATCGTCGGCACGCTGGTCGAGGTAGGGCGGGGCCAGAGGACGGCGAGCAGCCTCCGCGAGCTGATCGCGGGCCGTGATCGGACGCGGGCCGGCGCGACGGCGCCCGCCCACGGCCTCACCCTGGTGGCGATCCGGTACTGA
- a CDS encoding replication-associated recombination protein A, translating to MPRQPELFPRAPAPAVPPGRAPLAERMRPRRMDEFVGQQHLLGPGRVLRDTLEGGQVESLILWGPPGSGKTTLAHLLAAASGAHAVSFSAVLQGVKELRQVVEEAESELRRSGRPTVLFVDEIHRFNKAQQDAFLPHVEAGTVTLIGATTENPSFEVIPPLLSRTRVLVLEPLSEDEVGAVVDRALADAERGLGAARLALAPEARAFLVAHAQGDARVALNALELAARLARTRRTRTLDLALIEEAAQQRALRYDKAGEEHYNVISAFIKSLRGGDPDAAVYWMMRMLEAGEDPLFVARRMVIFAAEDVGNAEPQALQVAVAAKDAVHFVGLPEGRIPLAQAATFLATCPKSNASYRAMLAAAEDVRQVGPLPVPLHLRNAPTPLMKGLGYGAGYLYPHDYEDAVVEQDYLPERLRGRRYYEPGDRGCEREIGERLRAWRARRARTGKPPPR from the coding sequence ATGCCGCGCCAGCCGGAGCTGTTCCCGCGTGCGCCCGCGCCGGCCGTCCCGCCGGGCCGGGCGCCGCTCGCCGAACGGATGAGGCCGCGCCGGATGGACGAGTTCGTCGGCCAGCAGCACCTCCTCGGCCCTGGCCGCGTGCTGCGCGACACGCTCGAGGGCGGGCAGGTCGAGTCGCTCATCCTGTGGGGCCCGCCGGGGAGCGGCAAGACGACCCTCGCGCACCTGCTGGCGGCCGCGAGCGGCGCGCACGCGGTCTCGTTCTCGGCCGTCCTCCAGGGCGTGAAGGAGCTCCGGCAGGTCGTCGAGGAAGCGGAGAGCGAGCTTCGGCGGAGCGGCCGGCCGACCGTGCTCTTCGTGGACGAGATCCACCGCTTCAACAAGGCGCAGCAGGACGCCTTCCTTCCCCACGTCGAAGCGGGCACGGTGACGCTCATCGGGGCGACCACCGAGAACCCGTCGTTCGAGGTGATCCCGCCGCTGCTTTCCCGCACGCGCGTCCTCGTCCTCGAGCCGCTCAGCGAGGACGAGGTGGGCGCCGTGGTCGACCGTGCCCTCGCCGACGCCGAGCGCGGGCTCGGGGCGGCACGTCTGGCGCTCGCTCCCGAGGCGCGCGCCTTCCTGGTCGCCCACGCGCAGGGCGACGCACGGGTGGCGCTGAACGCCCTCGAGCTGGCCGCCCGCCTGGCCCGTACGCGCCGCACCCGCACCCTGGACCTCGCGCTCATCGAGGAGGCCGCGCAGCAGCGCGCGCTGCGCTACGACAAGGCGGGCGAGGAGCACTACAACGTGATCTCGGCCTTCATCAAGAGCCTGCGCGGCGGCGACCCGGACGCCGCGGTCTACTGGATGATGCGCATGCTCGAGGCGGGCGAGGACCCCCTCTTCGTCGCGCGCCGGATGGTGATCTTCGCGGCCGAGGACGTCGGCAACGCCGAGCCCCAGGCGCTCCAGGTCGCGGTCGCCGCCAAGGATGCCGTCCACTTCGTCGGGCTCCCCGAGGGCCGCATCCCGCTCGCCCAGGCGGCGACCTTCCTCGCCACCTGCCCCAAGTCGAACGCGAGCTACCGCGCCATGCTGGCGGCCGCCGAGGATGTGCGTCAGGTGGGCCCGCTCCCCGTCCCGCTCCACCTCCGCAACGCGCCAACCCCGCTCATGAAGGGCCTCGGCTACGGCGCCGGCTATCTCTACCCCCACGACTACGAGGACGCCGTCGTGGAGCAGGACTACCTGCCCGAGCGCCTGCGCGGGCGGCGCTACTACGAGCCGGGCGACCGCGGCTGCGAGCGCGAGATCGGCGAGCGCCTGCGTGCCTGGCGCGCACGCCGCGCCCGGACCGGGAAACCACCGCCCCGCTGA
- a CDS encoding NAD(+) kinase, which produces MRTVGLVVKRDRPRAVRLARRMLGWLARRRVRVLLDVEAHLAGAPLRTKDELAREADLIVVLGGDGTLLSIARRTDARVPILGVNMGELGFLTGVVEAEAMPMLARVIAGRYELDRRMTLAAHLERAGRARGRFRAVNDVVITHGAVARILEFTVSVDGLPFSAYRADGMIVATPTGSTAYSLSVGGPIVEPSVQVLLLSPISPHTLSNRPVVLGPDAVVRITIGRGEADALLTIDGQEGTRLAAGDVIEVRQGRSPVSLIRSPDRTYYDVLRSKLGWGVR; this is translated from the coding sequence ATCCGGACGGTCGGGCTGGTGGTGAAGCGTGACCGCCCACGCGCGGTGCGCCTGGCGCGGCGCATGCTCGGCTGGCTCGCGCGCCGGCGCGTGCGCGTGCTCCTCGACGTCGAGGCGCACCTGGCCGGCGCGCCCCTGCGCACCAAGGACGAGCTCGCGCGCGAGGCCGACCTGATCGTCGTTCTGGGCGGCGACGGGACGCTCCTCTCGATCGCGCGCCGCACGGACGCGCGCGTCCCCATCCTCGGCGTCAACATGGGCGAGCTCGGCTTCCTGACCGGGGTCGTCGAGGCCGAGGCGATGCCCATGCTGGCGCGGGTGATCGCGGGCCGCTACGAGCTCGACCGGCGCATGACGCTCGCCGCGCACCTCGAGCGCGCCGGCCGCGCCCGCGGCCGCTTCCGGGCCGTGAACGACGTGGTCATCACCCACGGCGCCGTCGCCCGCATCCTCGAGTTCACGGTTTCGGTGGACGGACTGCCGTTCAGCGCCTACCGCGCCGACGGCATGATCGTCGCGACGCCGACCGGCTCCACGGCCTACTCGCTCTCGGTGGGCGGGCCGATCGTCGAGCCTTCGGTGCAGGTCCTCCTCCTCTCGCCCATCTCGCCGCACACGCTCTCGAACCGGCCCGTGGTGCTCGGACCCGACGCCGTGGTCCGCATCACGATCGGCCGCGGCGAGGCGGATGCGCTCCTCACCATCGACGGGCAGGAGGGCACGCGGCTCGCCGCCGGCGACGTGATCGAGGTGCGCCAGGGCCGCTCGCCGGTCTCGCTCATCCGCTCGCCGGACCGGACGTATTACGACGTGCTGCGCTCCAAGCTCGGCTGGGGCGTCCGGTAG
- the recN gene encoding DNA repair protein RecN, producing the protein MLRTLRVRDLAIIDELELVLEPGLNVLTGETGAGKSILLQALDLALGGRPDADLVRTGAEEAAVEALFANVPAPVRERLAGAGIPAEAGQEELLVRRLIGRGSRARAYVNGALAPLALLRDLAPHLLRVYGQDEHQALRRVESHRELLDAVGSLGRTLEEMRARHGRLVAAREAIARARADAEAAGERAEMLRAQVEELAHAALVAGEEESLSAERARLVHAERLAVLATGAEEGLYSGEGAVIDVLGRALVALREAAGLDPGLASTRALLESALAEVEEAGESLGRYARELAPDANRLDAMEERLAQLARLKRKYAGTVEDLIRRREELTAELKGIESGGEIRAELEAAAEAARRAAAEWAGRLSVERRRVARDLCRALVAELEALAFTGARLEVRFAETEDRALGPEGWDEVEFFLSTNPGEEPRSLARVASGGELSRIMLALKTLAAADERGATLIFDEVDAGIGGAVAEVVGRKLRQLGRARQVLCITHLPLIAAFADHHVVVTKRVEDGRTVSSVRPLATSERAAELARMLGGERLTREIREHAEQLLRRAHARSRGLTDSKGVE; encoded by the coding sequence ATGCTGCGCACCCTGCGCGTCCGCGACCTCGCGATCATCGACGAGCTCGAGCTGGTGCTCGAACCCGGGCTCAACGTGCTCACGGGCGAGACCGGCGCGGGGAAGTCGATCCTCCTCCAGGCGCTCGACCTGGCGCTCGGCGGGCGGCCGGACGCGGACCTGGTGCGCACGGGGGCCGAGGAGGCGGCGGTCGAAGCGCTGTTCGCGAACGTCCCCGCCCCGGTCCGCGAGCGGCTCGCCGGCGCCGGCATCCCGGCCGAGGCGGGGCAGGAGGAGCTCCTCGTCCGCCGCCTGATCGGGCGCGGCAGCCGGGCGCGTGCCTACGTGAATGGCGCGCTCGCCCCGCTCGCCCTGCTGCGCGATCTGGCGCCCCATCTCCTGCGCGTGTACGGGCAGGACGAGCACCAGGCCCTCCGGCGCGTCGAGAGCCACCGCGAGCTGCTCGACGCGGTGGGCAGCCTCGGTCGCACGCTCGAGGAGATGCGCGCCCGCCACGGCCGCCTGGTCGCGGCGCGCGAGGCGATCGCGCGGGCGCGCGCCGACGCGGAGGCCGCGGGCGAGCGGGCCGAGATGCTGCGCGCGCAGGTCGAGGAGCTGGCGCACGCCGCCCTGGTGGCGGGCGAGGAGGAGTCGCTCAGCGCCGAGCGTGCCCGCCTCGTGCACGCCGAGCGCCTGGCTGTGCTCGCGACGGGCGCGGAGGAGGGCCTCTACTCCGGCGAGGGCGCGGTGATCGATGTCCTCGGCCGCGCGCTGGTCGCGCTGCGGGAGGCGGCCGGGCTCGACCCGGGCCTCGCGTCGACGCGCGCGCTCCTCGAGAGCGCGCTCGCCGAGGTGGAGGAGGCCGGCGAGAGCCTCGGCCGTTACGCCCGCGAGCTCGCCCCCGACGCGAATCGCCTGGACGCGATGGAGGAGCGCCTGGCGCAGCTCGCGCGCCTGAAGCGCAAGTACGCCGGCACGGTCGAGGATCTGATCCGACGGCGCGAGGAGCTGACCGCCGAGCTGAAAGGCATCGAGAGCGGCGGCGAGATCAGGGCGGAGCTCGAGGCCGCGGCCGAGGCGGCCCGGCGCGCCGCTGCCGAATGGGCGGGCCGGCTCTCGGTCGAGCGCCGGCGGGTGGCCCGGGATCTCTGTCGCGCCCTGGTCGCGGAGCTCGAGGCGCTGGCGTTCACCGGGGCGCGCCTCGAGGTCCGTTTCGCCGAGACCGAGGACCGCGCGCTCGGCCCCGAGGGCTGGGACGAGGTCGAGTTCTTCCTCTCGACGAACCCGGGCGAGGAGCCGCGCTCGCTCGCCCGCGTGGCCTCGGGCGGCGAGCTGTCGCGCATCATGCTCGCCCTGAAGACCCTCGCCGCCGCCGACGAGAGGGGCGCCACGCTCATCTTCGACGAGGTCGACGCGGGCATCGGCGGCGCCGTGGCCGAGGTCGTCGGCCGCAAGCTCCGGCAGCTCGGCCGCGCCCGTCAGGTCCTCTGCATCACCCACCTGCCGCTGATCGCGGCCTTCGCCGACCACCACGTCGTGGTCACCAAACGGGTGGAGGACGGGCGTACCGTCTCCTCGGTACGCCCCCTGGCCACGAGCGAACGGGCGGCGGAGCTGGCGCGGATGCTGGGCGGCGAGCGCCTGACGCGCGAGATCCGGGAGCATGCGGAGCAGCTCCTGCGCCGGGCCCACGCGCGGAGCCGGGGATTGACAGACAGCAAGGGAGTCGAATAG
- a CDS encoding sigma-70 family RNA polymerase sigma factor — MCSGDESDDDLLVRAGHGDEDAFAGLYRRHRDWVLRIAWRLTGDREDALDVLQEAFTYLFRKVGDPTFALSTTLRGFLYPTVRHLALDRRRRRRPEVDVDDLAEVLPAPAGPTNISRELLAAVNALPRPQREVVVMRFGDGLSLQQIADASGIPLGTVKSRLHHALAAMRRALGSE; from the coding sequence ATGTGCTCCGGGGACGAGAGCGACGACGACCTCCTCGTGCGGGCGGGGCACGGGGACGAGGACGCCTTCGCGGGACTCTACCGCCGCCACCGCGACTGGGTGCTCCGGATCGCGTGGCGGCTCACGGGCGACCGCGAGGACGCGCTCGACGTCCTACAGGAAGCGTTCACGTATCTCTTCCGGAAGGTCGGCGACCCGACGTTCGCGCTCTCGACGACGTTGCGCGGCTTCCTCTATCCGACCGTGCGCCACCTCGCCCTCGATCGCCGGCGACGGCGGCGGCCCGAGGTCGACGTCGACGACCTGGCGGAGGTCCTTCCGGCCCCGGCGGGCCCCACGAACATATCGCGTGAGTTGCTGGCGGCCGTGAACGCCCTGCCCCGGCCCCAGCGCGAGGTCGTGGTCATGCGCTTTGGCGACGGCCTGAGCCTCCAGCAGATCGCGGACGCGTCGGGGATTCCCCTCGGCACCGTGAAGTCGCGACTGCACCACGCCCTCGCGGCGATGCGCCGTGCGCTCGGGTCGGAATGA